In a genomic window of Streptomyces sp. SJL17-4:
- a CDS encoding DUF6058 family natural product biosynthesis protein has translation MVDRTLVRKIAERFREVNGDHPMTAADDAYVTAQFVPLETLCASLGRDADAARQLMLGRLLPLPGYLRSDGAEMVPSDLFRLAEAAGGPERLHAWFTAHWEDRSRGEAEWEAYLSGQYVCLHTVTPTLIRRKEELTAEITGAMATAAATTTATATAGSAEGVAAGPAEGVAAGPAEGVAAGPADGAGPSPEWRAALHARVDELDALEPAFTAYDRLRFGGPTSRDTCVDAPRALFPRGGPAA, from the coding sequence ATGGTGGACCGGACGCTGGTAAGGAAGATCGCCGAGCGGTTCCGCGAGGTGAACGGCGACCATCCGATGACCGCGGCCGACGACGCGTACGTCACCGCGCAGTTCGTCCCCCTGGAGACCCTGTGCGCCTCGCTCGGCCGGGACGCCGACGCGGCCCGGCAACTGATGCTCGGGCGACTGCTTCCGCTGCCGGGCTATCTGCGCTCCGACGGCGCCGAGATGGTACCGAGCGATCTGTTCCGCCTCGCCGAGGCGGCGGGCGGACCCGAGCGGCTGCACGCCTGGTTCACCGCGCACTGGGAGGACCGGTCGCGGGGCGAGGCGGAATGGGAGGCGTATCTGAGTGGTCAGTACGTCTGTCTGCACACGGTGACGCCGACGCTCATCCGGCGAAAGGAGGAGCTGACGGCGGAGATCACCGGGGCGATGGCCACGGCGGCGGCCACGACGACGGCGACGGCCACGGCCGGATCGGCGGAGGGCGTCGCGGCCGGACCCGCGGAGGGCGTCGCGGCCGGACCCGCGGAGGGCGTCGCGGCCGGACCGGCGGACGGAGCCGGCCCCTCCCCCGAGTGGCGTGCCGCGCTTCACGCGCGCGTGGACGAGCTCGACGCGCTGGAGCCGGCCTTCACGGCGTACGACCGGCTGCGCTTCGGCGGCCCCACCTCGCGTGACACCTGCGTGGACGCGCCGCGCGCCCTGTTCCCGCGCGGCGGCCCGGCAGCGTGA
- a CDS encoding NAD-binding protein: MIVCGDDALAHRLAGELHEVYGERVTLLVPVRPDAPRTPTARTGRALALFGRVTAAVIRTTGSTAPAGAPGASAPSTPAASDADGGEPTGTLRVVESAEADDRALTDVGVERAAALALVHEDDETNIRAALTARRLNPRLRLVIRLYNRKLGQHLETLLDQAAAVAEPGLDPEKLDAATTVLSDVDTAAPGLAAAAVAGTSKVVQAGGLLLHAVERLPAAGEAPDPGLCTLALLSATAGDPAGCEGSERSGDAGPRLLPDDRTVAAATGRAAVTLEAVTAAGPVLASARLAASALPVASLFSRRLRWSLAGAAAAVLALALASTFTTGDHPLHAAYLTLLDIFAIGDPALGESTSRQVLQILAGFVGLLLLPVIVAAVIEGLGTFRTATTLRRPPRGLSGHVVLLGLGKVGTRVLARLRRLNIPVVCVESDPEARGIAVARRLRVPTVIGDVTEEGVLEAARIDRAHALLALTSVDITNLEAALSARAVSPDLRVVLRLYDDDFATAVFRTLRTAHPAALTRSRSVSHLAAPAFAGAMLGRQVLGAVPVERRVLLFAAVDVAAHPLLDGATVAAAFHPGKWRVIAMDRGGTKSGTGQAWRLDPDRVLKPDDRVVVAATRRGLAELLGRGGGHLPVNTPRTDND, from the coding sequence ATGATCGTCTGCGGGGACGACGCCCTCGCCCACCGTCTCGCGGGCGAGCTGCACGAGGTGTACGGGGAGCGGGTCACCCTCCTCGTGCCGGTACGGCCCGACGCGCCGCGCACGCCCACCGCCCGCACCGGCCGGGCGCTGGCCCTCTTCGGACGCGTCACGGCGGCCGTCATCCGCACCACGGGGAGCACCGCTCCCGCGGGCGCTCCGGGCGCCTCCGCCCCCTCCACCCCGGCGGCTTCCGACGCGGACGGCGGCGAGCCCACCGGCACCCTGCGCGTCGTCGAGTCCGCGGAGGCCGACGACCGTGCCCTGACGGACGTCGGCGTGGAGCGGGCCGCCGCGCTCGCCCTCGTCCACGAGGACGACGAGACCAACATCCGGGCCGCACTCACCGCCCGCCGCCTCAACCCCCGGCTGCGCCTCGTCATCCGGCTCTACAACCGCAAGCTCGGCCAGCACCTCGAAACCCTCCTCGACCAGGCCGCCGCCGTCGCCGAACCGGGCCTCGACCCGGAGAAGCTCGACGCCGCCACCACCGTCCTCTCGGACGTCGACACCGCCGCCCCCGGCCTCGCCGCCGCCGCCGTCGCGGGGACTAGCAAGGTGGTCCAGGCCGGGGGACTGCTGCTGCACGCCGTGGAGCGGCTGCCCGCCGCCGGAGAGGCCCCCGACCCGGGTCTGTGCACGCTTGCCCTGCTCTCCGCCACGGCCGGCGACCCGGCGGGCTGCGAAGGCTCCGAGCGGAGCGGCGACGCGGGCCCCCGACTCCTGCCGGACGACCGCACGGTGGCCGCCGCCACCGGCCGCGCCGCCGTCACCCTCGAAGCGGTCACCGCGGCGGGCCCCGTGCTCGCGTCCGCCCGGCTCGCCGCCTCCGCGCTGCCCGTCGCCTCGCTCTTCTCGCGCCGGCTGCGGTGGTCCCTCGCCGGGGCGGCGGCCGCCGTCCTCGCGCTCGCCCTGGCCTCCACGTTCACCACCGGCGACCACCCGCTGCACGCCGCCTATCTGACGCTTCTGGACATCTTCGCCATCGGCGACCCGGCCCTGGGGGAGTCGACCAGCCGCCAGGTCCTCCAGATCCTCGCCGGGTTCGTCGGGCTGCTCCTGCTGCCGGTGATCGTCGCCGCCGTCATCGAAGGCCTCGGCACGTTCCGTACGGCGACCACCCTGCGTCGGCCGCCACGCGGACTCTCCGGGCATGTCGTCCTCCTCGGCCTCGGCAAGGTCGGCACCCGTGTCCTCGCCCGGCTCCGCCGGCTGAACATCCCCGTGGTCTGCGTCGAGTCCGACCCGGAGGCCCGCGGCATCGCCGTCGCCAGACGGCTGCGCGTCCCCACCGTCATCGGCGACGTCACGGAGGAGGGCGTCCTGGAGGCCGCCCGCATCGACCGCGCCCACGCCCTGCTCGCGCTGACCAGTGTCGACATCACCAACCTGGAGGCCGCGCTCTCCGCCCGCGCCGTCAGCCCCGACCTGCGGGTCGTCCTGCGCCTGTACGACGACGACTTCGCCACCGCCGTCTTCCGCACCCTCCGCACCGCCCACCCGGCGGCACTCACCCGCAGCCGCAGCGTCTCCCACCTGGCCGCACCCGCCTTCGCGGGCGCCATGCTGGGCCGTCAGGTGCTCGGCGCCGTACCGGTCGAGCGGCGAGTCCTCCTCTTCGCCGCGGTGGACGTCGCGGCCCACCCGCTCCTGGACGGAGCGACCGTGGCCGCGGCCTTCCACCCGGGCAAGTGGCGCGTCATCGCCATGGACCGCGGCGGCACGAAGTCCGGTACGGGACAGGCCTGGCGCCTGGACCCCGACCGCGTCCTGAAACCGGACGACCGGGTCGTCGTGGCGGCCACCCGCCGAGGCCTCGCCGAACTCCTGGGCCGCGGCGGCGGTCACCTGCCGGTCAACACCCCACGAACGGACAACGATTGA
- a CDS encoding FAD-dependent oxidoreductase, with translation MNRTVDVLVVGAGPAGLAAAARLAAAGAGRVEVLERELDAGGIPRHCARPGFGADARGRPLDGPGYARRSVRAALRAGATVRTGVSATGWAGPLTLDVTAPTGLERVRARAVVLATGARERPRSARLVPGSRPAGVLTTGELQRLVLRFGARPEHIGRRAVVVGGDPVARAAVRTLRAAGVEVVAVVTEHPARRTAFGAVPVLGGAVVSELLGRGRLTGVAVRSGAGRTTRHTLRCDTVVFTGDWIPDHELARACGLPLAPGTRGPATDSAFRTAAAGVFAVGNLLRGVEPAVVAAAEGRTVAAAVIGLLEGRPWPEGRVPVGVPAGSVGPLRWVTPGLLGPVAAPLLVRPERRLVRPVLTVTQDGAPLRRVRLNGALAPWRSVRLPPWWAHGVDLGGGPVVVGAEE, from the coding sequence GTGAACCGTACGGTCGACGTGCTCGTGGTGGGCGCCGGACCCGCCGGTCTCGCCGCCGCCGCACGCCTCGCCGCGGCGGGTGCGGGGCGCGTCGAGGTCCTGGAACGGGAGCTCGACGCCGGCGGGATCCCCCGGCACTGCGCCCGCCCGGGGTTCGGCGCGGACGCCCGGGGCCGCCCCCTGGACGGTCCCGGGTACGCGCGCCGCTCGGTGCGCGCGGCCCTGCGCGCCGGGGCCACCGTCCGTACGGGCGTGTCGGCCACCGGGTGGGCTGGGCCGCTCACGCTCGACGTCACCGCGCCGACCGGGCTCGAACGCGTCCGGGCCCGCGCGGTCGTCCTGGCCACCGGGGCCCGCGAGCGCCCCCGCAGCGCACGGCTCGTCCCCGGGTCCCGGCCCGCCGGGGTCCTGACCACGGGCGAGCTGCAGCGGCTGGTCCTCCGGTTCGGGGCGCGGCCGGAGCACATCGGGCGGCGGGCGGTGGTCGTCGGTGGCGATCCCGTGGCCCGTGCCGCCGTGCGGACGCTGCGCGCCGCCGGGGTCGAGGTGGTGGCCGTCGTCACCGAACACCCGGCGCGAAGAACGGCGTTCGGCGCTGTTCCCGTGCTCGGCGGCGCGGTCGTGTCGGAACTCCTCGGCCGCGGTCGGCTGACCGGGGTCGCGGTCCGGAGCGGGGCCGGCCGTACGACCCGGCACACACTGCGATGCGACACCGTGGTCTTCACCGGGGACTGGATCCCGGACCACGAACTCGCCCGCGCCTGCGGGCTGCCGCTCGCCCCCGGCACCCGGGGCCCCGCGACGGACAGCGCCTTCCGCACCGCCGCGGCCGGGGTCTTCGCGGTGGGCAACCTCCTGCGCGGGGTGGAGCCGGCGGTGGTGGCCGCCGCCGAGGGGCGCACGGTGGCGGCGGCCGTGATCGGCCTGCTCGAAGGACGCCCCTGGCCGGAGGGCCGGGTGCCGGTGGGAGTGCCGGCGGGATCGGTGGGGCCGCTGCGGTGGGTGACGCCCGGTCTGCTCGGTCCGGTCGCCGCGCCCCTGCTCGTACGGCCGGAGCGTCGGCTCGTACGCCCGGTCCTGACCGTCACCCAGGACGGCGCGCCACTGCGGCGGGTGCGGCTGAACGGTGCGCTCGCCCCGTGGCGTTCGGTGCGGCTGCCGCCGTGGTGGGCGCACGGGGTGGATCTCGGGGGCGGTCCGGTGGTGGTCGGCGCCGAGGAGTGA
- a CDS encoding FAD-dependent oxidoreductase, with protein sequence MSVTRTGPLPAGADATYDVVVVGAGVVGSAIARTLARHPLRVALVEAANDVGDGTSKANTAILHTGFDALPGTLEARLVREGYHLLSAYAQETGIPVEPLGALLVAWDEQQRAALPRLAEKAQRNGHRTTGLLTAAELRSREPHLGPGALAALEVPGESVICPWTTTLAYATQAVRSGVDLHLDCRVEKVRPGDPYHRLVTRRGVLRTRHLVNACGLHADAFDALVGREDFTVTPRRGQLLVFDKFARDLVRHILLPVPGPLGKGVLIAPTVYGNVMLGPTAEDLDDKTATGTTAEGLAGLREQGGRILPALLDEEVTAVYAGLRAATGQEDYRIAAHPGLRYVTVGGIRSTGLTASLAIAEHVRGLLADCGLGLGPERPLARLRMPNLGEAFPRPYRDARLIARDPEFGAIVCHCERVTRGEIRAALTSTIPPGGLDGLRRRTRARGGRCQGHSCGAEVRALFEEHAEHREGTR encoded by the coding sequence ATGAGCGTCACCCGCACCGGCCCCCTCCCCGCGGGCGCCGACGCGACGTACGACGTCGTGGTCGTCGGCGCGGGGGTCGTCGGCTCCGCCATCGCCCGGACGCTCGCCCGCCACCCCCTGCGGGTCGCCCTCGTGGAGGCCGCGAACGACGTCGGCGACGGTACGTCGAAGGCCAACACCGCCATTCTGCACACCGGTTTCGACGCGCTGCCGGGCACGCTGGAGGCGAGGCTCGTCCGCGAGGGATACCACCTCCTCTCCGCGTACGCCCAGGAGACCGGCATCCCCGTGGAGCCGCTCGGCGCGCTGCTCGTCGCCTGGGACGAGCAGCAGCGCGCCGCCCTCCCCCGCCTCGCGGAGAAGGCCCAACGCAACGGACACCGCACCACCGGGCTGCTCACCGCCGCCGAACTCCGTTCACGCGAACCGCACTTGGGCCCCGGCGCGCTCGCCGCGCTCGAAGTGCCGGGCGAGTCGGTGATCTGCCCGTGGACGACCACCCTCGCGTACGCCACCCAGGCCGTCCGCTCGGGCGTCGACCTGCACCTCGACTGCCGGGTGGAGAAGGTGCGTCCGGGCGATCCGTACCACCGGCTCGTCACCCGGCGCGGGGTGCTGCGGACCCGCCATCTCGTCAACGCCTGCGGACTCCACGCCGACGCCTTCGACGCACTGGTCGGACGCGAGGACTTCACCGTCACCCCGCGCCGGGGTCAGCTGCTCGTCTTCGACAAGTTCGCACGCGACCTGGTGCGGCACATCCTGCTCCCCGTGCCGGGCCCGCTCGGCAAGGGCGTGCTGATCGCGCCGACGGTCTACGGGAACGTCATGCTCGGGCCCACCGCCGAGGACCTGGACGACAAGACCGCCACCGGCACCACGGCGGAGGGACTCGCCGGGCTCCGCGAGCAGGGCGGCCGGATCCTCCCGGCGCTGCTCGACGAGGAGGTCACCGCCGTCTACGCGGGACTGCGCGCCGCCACCGGGCAGGAGGACTACCGGATCGCCGCACACCCGGGCCTCCGGTACGTGACGGTGGGCGGCATCCGGTCCACCGGGCTCACCGCGTCCCTGGCCATCGCCGAGCACGTCCGCGGGCTCCTCGCCGACTGCGGGCTCGGCCTCGGGCCCGAGCGGCCGCTCGCCCGGCTCCGGATGCCGAACCTCGGCGAGGCCTTCCCCCGCCCGTACCGCGACGCCCGGCTCATCGCCCGGGACCCGGAGTTCGGTGCGATCGTCTGTCACTGCGAGCGGGTCACCCGTGGCGAGATCCGGGCCGCGCTCACCTCGACGATCCCGCCGGGCGGCCTCGACGGACTGCGCCGCCGCACGCGCGCGCGTGGGGGCCGCTGTCAGGGCCACTCCTGCGGCGCCGAGGTACGCGCGTTGTTCGAGGAACACGCGGAGCACCGGGAGGGGACCCGGTGA
- a CDS encoding cytochrome P450, with amino-acid sequence MDPSGGCPHAHNFRLLAEGAVTPVVLPGGIDGMAVLGHDALREFLSHPDVAKGPRHFTALAEGRIPDGWPLRTFATVPGMITADGADHRRLRTLVSSAFTTRRVEELRPRVEAVTAGLLDGLAEAARTGDGIADLRRHYALPLPLGVICELLGVDPAHQDRLHHLSGLVVATDTTPAQAVAANRELVELLASIAADKAAAPDDDLTSALIAARDGDGDRLGQAELIGTLLLLIVAGHETTLNLLTNAVRALCAHRDQLALVIEGRASWADAVEETLRWDSPVSYFPFRYPTRDLTVDGTLVPRGTPVLAGYSAAGRDTKAHGPDADRFDVTRTARAKHLSLGHGPHYCLGAPLARMEATIALEALFTRFPELDLAVPESELPRHAGFVGNSVRTLPVRPGG; translated from the coding sequence ATGGACCCCTCCGGCGGCTGCCCCCACGCCCACAACTTCCGCCTCCTCGCCGAAGGCGCCGTCACCCCGGTGGTGCTCCCCGGCGGCATCGACGGCATGGCGGTCCTCGGCCACGACGCCCTCCGGGAATTCCTCTCCCACCCCGACGTCGCCAAGGGCCCCCGGCACTTCACCGCGCTCGCCGAGGGCCGCATACCCGACGGCTGGCCGCTGCGGACCTTCGCCACCGTGCCCGGCATGATCACCGCGGACGGCGCCGACCACCGTCGCCTCCGTACCCTGGTGAGCAGCGCCTTCACCACCCGCCGGGTGGAGGAACTCCGCCCGCGCGTCGAGGCGGTCACCGCCGGGCTCCTCGACGGGCTCGCCGAGGCCGCCAGGACCGGCGACGGCATCGCCGACCTGCGCCGCCACTACGCGCTTCCGCTGCCGCTCGGAGTCATCTGCGAACTGCTCGGCGTCGACCCCGCCCACCAGGACCGGCTGCACCACCTCTCCGGACTGGTCGTCGCGACCGACACCACACCCGCACAGGCCGTCGCCGCCAACCGCGAACTCGTCGAACTCCTCGCCTCCATCGCCGCCGACAAGGCCGCCGCCCCCGACGACGACCTCACGAGCGCGCTCATCGCCGCCCGGGACGGGGACGGCGACCGGCTCGGCCAGGCCGAACTGATCGGCACCCTCCTCCTGCTGATCGTCGCGGGCCACGAGACCACCCTGAACCTGCTCACCAACGCGGTCCGGGCGCTCTGTGCCCACCGTGACCAGCTCGCCCTGGTCATCGAGGGCCGCGCGAGCTGGGCCGACGCGGTGGAGGAGACCCTCCGCTGGGACAGCCCGGTCAGCTACTTCCCGTTCCGCTATCCCACCCGCGACCTCACCGTCGACGGCACCCTCGTCCCACGGGGCACGCCCGTGCTCGCCGGGTACTCGGCGGCGGGCCGGGACACCAAGGCCCACGGCCCGGACGCGGACCGCTTCGACGTGACCCGCACGGCGAGGGCGAAGCACCTGTCGCTCGGCCACGGCCCCCACTACTGCCTGGGCGCCCCACTCGCCCGAATGGAGGCCACCATCGCCCTGGAGGCGCTCTTCACCCGCTTCCCGGAGCTGGACCTGGCCGTCCCGGAATCCGAGCTGCCCCGCCACGCCGGGTTCGTCGGCAACAGCGTCAGGACGCTCCCGGTCCGGCCGGGAGGCTGA
- a CDS encoding NUDIX domain-containing protein has product MSDKRSAGLLVFRRTTDGGVEVLIGHMGGPFWASREQSAWSIPKGEYEPDEAPEAAASREFLEELGLPAPEGEWLDLGESRQRNGKLVTVWAVEGTLDPAAIVPGTFVMEWPPRSGVQGEFPEIDRVGWFVPESASPLLVEGQRVFLERLVERLDGRG; this is encoded by the coding sequence ATGTCTGACAAACGCAGTGCGGGTCTTCTGGTCTTCCGCCGCACGACGGACGGTGGCGTCGAGGTACTCATCGGTCATATGGGCGGGCCCTTCTGGGCGTCCCGCGAGCAGTCGGCCTGGTCGATCCCCAAGGGGGAGTACGAGCCGGACGAGGCCCCGGAGGCGGCGGCGAGCCGCGAGTTCCTGGAGGAGCTGGGTCTTCCGGCGCCCGAGGGCGAGTGGCTGGACCTCGGCGAGTCCCGGCAGCGCAACGGAAAGCTCGTCACCGTCTGGGCCGTCGAGGGGACGCTCGACCCGGCCGCGATCGTGCCGGGCACCTTCGTCATGGAATGGCCGCCCCGGTCCGGCGTCCAGGGGGAGTTCCCGGAGATCGACCGGGTGGGCTGGTTCGTCCCGGAGTCGGCCTCCCCGCTGCTCGTGGAGGGCCAGCGGGTCTTCCTGGAACGGCTGGTGGAGCGGCTCGACGGGCGGGGCTGA
- a CDS encoding excinuclease ABC subunit UvrA, producing the protein MSKAPKADKQPHPADRHDLIRVHGARENNLKDVSIEIPKRRLTVFTGVSGSGKSSLVFDTIAAESQRLINETYSAFVQGFMPTLARPEVDVLDGLTTAIIVDQQRMGADPRSTVGTATDANAMLRILFSRLGKPHIGPPSAYAFNVPSVKASGAITVERGDKKTVRATFNRTGGMCPRCEGRGTVSDIDLGQLYDDSKSLDEGALTIPGYTPGGWNYRLYSESGLVDPAKPIRRYTKKELQAFLHHEPTRMKIAGINMTYEGLVPRIQKSFLAKDKEGMQPHIRAFVERAVTFTTCPECDGTRLAEGARSSKIKRISIADACAMQISDLATWVRGLKEPSVAPLLTALQLTLDSFVEIGLGYLSLDRPAGTLSGGEAQRVKMIRHLGSSLTDVTYVFDEPTVGLHPHDIQRMNELLLQLRDKGNTVLVVEHKPETIAIADHVVDLGPGAGTAGGTVCFEGTVDGLRSGGTVTGRHFDDRAAVKDTVREPTGRLEIRGATTHNLRDVDVDIPLGVLAVVTGVAGSGKSSLVHGSIPTSDDVVSIDQSPIRGSRRSNPATYTGLLDPIRKAFAKANGVKPALFSANSEGACPTCNGAGVIYTDLGMMAGVSSTCEDCEGKRFQASVLEYLLGGRDISEVLAMSVTEAVEFFASGEASTPAAQRILARLADVGLGYLSLGQPLTTLSGGERQRLKLATNMGEKGGVYILDEPTTGLHLADVEQLLGLLDRLVDSGKSVIVVEHHQAVMAHADWIIDLGPGAGHDGGTIVFEGTPADLVAARSTLTGEHLAAYVGA; encoded by the coding sequence ATGAGCAAGGCCCCCAAGGCGGACAAGCAGCCGCACCCGGCCGACCGGCACGATCTGATCCGTGTGCACGGCGCGCGGGAGAACAACCTCAAGGACGTCAGCATCGAGATCCCGAAGCGCCGGCTCACGGTGTTCACCGGCGTCTCCGGTTCGGGCAAGAGTTCACTCGTCTTCGACACGATCGCCGCCGAGTCCCAGCGGCTGATCAACGAGACGTACAGCGCCTTCGTCCAGGGCTTCATGCCGACCCTGGCGCGTCCCGAGGTCGACGTGCTCGACGGCCTGACGACCGCGATCATCGTCGACCAGCAGCGGATGGGCGCCGACCCCCGCTCCACCGTGGGCACCGCCACCGACGCCAACGCGATGCTCCGCATCCTCTTCAGCCGGCTCGGCAAGCCGCACATCGGCCCGCCCAGCGCCTACGCCTTCAACGTCCCCTCGGTCAAGGCGAGCGGCGCCATCACGGTCGAGCGCGGCGACAAGAAGACCGTCAGGGCGACGTTCAACCGCACCGGCGGCATGTGCCCCCGCTGCGAGGGCCGGGGCACGGTCTCCGACATCGACCTCGGCCAGCTCTACGACGACTCCAAGTCGCTCGACGAGGGCGCGCTCACCATCCCCGGCTACACGCCCGGCGGCTGGAACTACCGCCTCTACAGCGAGTCCGGACTCGTCGACCCGGCCAAGCCGATCCGCAGGTACACGAAGAAGGAACTCCAGGCCTTCCTCCACCACGAACCCACCCGCATGAAGATCGCGGGCATCAACATGACGTACGAGGGGCTCGTCCCACGGATCCAGAAGTCCTTCCTGGCCAAGGACAAGGAGGGCATGCAGCCCCACATCCGGGCCTTCGTGGAGCGGGCCGTAACCTTCACCACCTGCCCCGAGTGCGACGGCACCCGTCTCGCCGAGGGCGCCAGGTCGTCGAAGATCAAGCGGATCAGCATCGCCGACGCCTGCGCCATGCAGATCAGCGACCTCGCCACCTGGGTCCGCGGCCTCAAGGAGCCCTCGGTCGCACCGCTGCTCACCGCGCTCCAGCTGACCCTCGACTCCTTCGTGGAGATCGGTCTCGGCTATCTCTCGCTCGACCGGCCCGCCGGCACGCTGTCCGGCGGCGAGGCGCAGCGCGTCAAGATGATCCGCCACCTCGGCTCCTCGCTCACCGACGTCACGTACGTCTTCGACGAGCCCACCGTCGGCCTGCACCCCCACGACATCCAGCGGATGAACGAACTGCTCCTGCAACTGCGGGACAAGGGCAACACCGTGCTCGTCGTGGAGCACAAGCCGGAGACGATCGCGATCGCCGACCATGTCGTCGACCTCGGTCCCGGAGCCGGTACGGCGGGAGGCACCGTCTGTTTCGAGGGAACTGTGGACGGGCTGCGGAGCGGCGGCACCGTGACCGGCCGCCACTTCGACGACCGGGCTGCCGTCAAGGACACCGTGCGGGAGCCCACCGGCAGGCTGGAGATCCGCGGCGCGACGACCCACAACCTGCGTGACGTCGACGTCGACATCCCACTCGGGGTCCTCGCCGTCGTCACCGGCGTCGCGGGCTCCGGCAAGAGCTCGCTGGTGCACGGCTCGATTCCCACGAGCGACGACGTCGTGTCGATCGACCAGAGCCCCATCCGGGGCTCGCGCCGCAGCAACCCGGCGACGTACACCGGACTTCTCGACCCGATCCGCAAGGCCTTCGCCAAGGCCAACGGCGTGAAGCCCGCGCTGTTCAGCGCGAACTCCGAGGGCGCCTGCCCCACCTGCAACGGCGCGGGCGTCATCTACACCGACCTCGGCATGATGGCCGGCGTCTCCTCGACCTGTGAGGACTGCGAGGGCAAGCGGTTCCAGGCCTCGGTGCTCGAATACCTCCTCGGCGGCCGTGACATCAGCGAGGTGCTGGCGATGTCCGTGACCGAGGCCGTGGAGTTCTTCGCCTCGGGCGAGGCGAGCACCCCGGCCGCGCAGCGCATCCTCGCGCGGCTCGCGGACGTCGGTCTCGGCTACCTCAGCCTCGGCCAGCCGCTCACCACGCTCTCCGGCGGCGAGCGCCAGCGGCTGAAGCTGGCCACGAACATGGGCGAGAAGGGCGGTGTCTACATCCTCGACGAGCCGACCACCGGGCTGCACCTCGCCGATGTCGAGCAGCTGCTCGGACTGCTCGACCGGCTCGTGGACTCCGGCAAGTCGGTCATCGTCGTCGAGCACCACCAGGCGGTCATGGCCCACGCCGACTGGATCATCGACCTCGGCCCCGGAGCGGGGCACGACGGCGGCACGATCGTCTTCGAGGGCACCCCCGCCGACCTCGTGGCCGCGCGGTCGACGCTCACGGGCGAGCACCTCGCGGCGTACGTGGGGGCCTGA
- a CDS encoding D-alanyl-D-alanine carboxypeptidase, whose protein sequence is MIVTSAVRHAAAGTAAVLLVLPAPSATASPVTSTATVTSTSTATSTATATSTAVAASTAVATSSLREPTPPARQYLDRARLGRKGTQVQPLPGAPAVPSVSALSWVVADASSGEVLAARDAHRKLPPASTLKALFALTALPHHEPSEQHTVAHSELTGIGDGSSLVGVKEGYTYKVSDLWNGVFLSSGNDAVHVLAAMNGGWESMSRQMQEKARSLGALDTHVVSPDGYDAPGQVSSAYDLAVFGRAGLQDPVFTRYCSTAYADFPAGSWSYGIANTNRLLTGADGVARYPGLIGIKNGYTSNAGNTLISAARRGDRTLVVSVMNPQGGGGLAVYEEARELLDWGFEAADRVQPVGSLLPVRTKAVRAKAAAGSGTRAVSAAGGGRDAGGDGRAPRAGAEAVAAPAEDPAREAEPSGASAGLPLALVGSACTAALALWGWRRRSAHRAE, encoded by the coding sequence ATGATCGTCACGTCAGCTGTCCGTCATGCTGCCGCCGGTACCGCGGCGGTGCTGCTCGTGCTGCCCGCTCCGTCGGCCACGGCATCTCCTGTCACCTCGACCGCGACTGTCACTTCGACCTCGACTGCCACCTCGACCGCGACTGCCACCTCGACCGCGGTGGCCGCTTCGACCGCGGTGGCCACGTCCTCCCTCCGGGAGCCCACGCCGCCCGCGCGCCAGTACCTCGACCGGGCCCGGCTCGGCCGGAAGGGCACCCAGGTGCAGCCGCTGCCGGGCGCGCCCGCCGTGCCCTCGGTCTCCGCGCTGTCGTGGGTGGTCGCGGACGCGTCCTCGGGCGAGGTGCTCGCCGCGCGCGACGCGCACCGGAAGCTTCCGCCGGCCAGCACCCTCAAGGCGCTGTTCGCCCTGACGGCGCTCCCCCACCACGAACCCTCCGAGCAGCACACCGTGGCCCATTCCGAGCTGACCGGGATCGGGGACGGCAGCAGCCTCGTCGGGGTGAAGGAGGGGTACACGTACAAGGTCTCGGACCTCTGGAACGGCGTGTTCCTCAGCTCCGGGAACGACGCGGTGCACGTCCTGGCCGCGATGAACGGCGGCTGGGAGTCGATGTCCCGGCAGATGCAGGAGAAGGCCAGGTCACTGGGGGCTCTGGACACCCATGTGGTGTCCCCCGACGGGTACGACGCCCCGGGGCAGGTGTCCTCCGCGTACGACCTGGCGGTGTTCGGCAGGGCCGGGCTCCAGGACCCGGTGTTCACCCGGTACTGCTCGACGGCGTACGCGGACTTCCCGGCGGGCTCCTGGTCGTACGGCATCGCCAACACCAACCGGCTCCTCACGGGCGCGGACGGTGTGGCCCGCTACCCGGGGCTCATCGGAATCAAGAACGGCTACACGAGCAACGCGGGCAACACGCTGATCTCCGCGGCCCGGCGCGGTGACCGGACGCTGGTGGTCTCGGTGATGAACCCACAGGGCGGCGGTGGACTCGCCGTGTACGAGGAGGCACGAGAACTCCTGGACTGGGGCTTCGAGGCGGCGGACCGGGTCCAGCCGGTGGGCTCCCTGCTCCCCGTACGGACGAAGGCGGTACGGGCGAAGGCGGCGGCCGGTTCGGGCACCCGGGCGGTCTCGGCGGCCGGTGGGGGTCGCGATGCGGGCGGGGACGGTCGGGCGCCCCGGGCCGGGGCGGAGGCGGTGGCCGCGCCCGCCGAGGACCCCGCGCGCGAGGCTGAGCCCTCGGGCGCGTCGGCCGGCCTTCCGCTGGCCCTGGTGGGCTCGGCCTGCACGGCCGCACTGGCGCTGTGGGGTTGGCGGCGCAGGTCGGCCCACCGGGCGGAGTGA